The Podospora pseudocomata strain CBS 415.72m chromosome 1 map unlocalized CBS415.72m_1, whole genome shotgun sequence genome has a segment encoding these proteins:
- the ATG11 gene encoding oligomeric, coiled-coil, peripheral membrane protein (COG:U; EggNog:ENOG503NU5H) — protein MASQVLIAHTGQRLHLDASQASSLDNLKATVALNLSIPAQYIIALTPQGRPLKPQATHTEKEIYIYDSRLALGSSPGTPPPARSELPMPKEYRFSDAPDLIEDSRSIHAWQELYKARQLWAFRVVEDCRQMATAADDRYSEIDVMLRCLDAAVTNLESVIRGLEPKYAELTRWIPTARADYAALTTGWEEYLSLARSIPVSSAMVRFMTGQEVSGTKARLQRQATLEDLIDLETTRKAGRLAPAALRKFNNRVADLDKAATRLFQDAEDLFREFERTMARSTMDHSRDAHQLLQDIEAVAKKIDTDYQTTLEYTSSTRDALSQISKIAVNHTERLLPSMAKRAVELSNMLQYATQARNTLAAESTEFMRSIADITSLSSSVKAQINGVNQEDELSTFDHLRLVQQSPYMYASFVVEAIRRREWLEKVKQDSSTLANEMALFQEEEIKRRKKWYKSIANTYGPQTPTSESNVPGLEVNLLGEEESWPSMTRGDLEEFFALLQIPKADPEIVNDVGKLVAELNNPTRQQSRRMKAFKNGSVHEAALGRSGLLIRGDDDLLRTLQNEKAKLEGKLKTAESRVRRLEDLLHRQTQASRPNIGNLFQAPSQQLPDRNDSTISVRSPRITDDRRGSLEGADVLAQRIQQLESDLAAEKERSAGLERELNVQVAQHNNIKGQLSEVNSTKKDLLENMEAQKREFVEERKSFQEEIRQLQLRLEHTEDEIEHYGESREHEKTSYDERIRLLECEVLEKQDALLKFEGQIEVLRKETGLQRERLEAQERQLQHAQDERQDLVTKVEVTSEEAGHHVKTLHSLWGLLAPDASIPVDPTKLSEAIVGKINDVLSRLQRLDGDMSLLRLDLDSSQSAAKIAQAERASLEARFDTLRKAVSEERAKVAELEGKLADSRSQLQQLRSKLADGETGTESLRKQLEQQEKKIMVITEELASRTSQVGSMEEGARLLKEKLKESQVRLSELGAWFESRTEQAKEITQRLYAQNECLIRLLERLGFSVTRQDGNMTIQKVPRAERSTQSTSDLDPSMSLRHSSNLNLRPIADSADLKLLYWMDSKNRQSESARYTAYLESLGYFDMDAFCETVIRRVRDIENIARKWRGYRDKAHALQKDAHNKIAFKHFKEGDLALFLPTKNQATGAWAAFNVGCPHYFLREQESHRLDNREWIVARISRIQDRVVDLSKSLQHQPGDRRRGLSTDAELSKDDNDNPFGLSDGLRWYLIDAEEDKPGAPNTPGLAKSTVTVAANKVEAMADMHTHGRSGSKSGGLVGRGAAPSGIEGVSKTLSKSLESRRSSTGSRKALPFAIGVSRGRDSAVASETNSLRAAPADTPVATSPIQQHAVPQVTTQAVDARQTIGADGEEGSSTEAASAQQPRQSLSEVRNPLDSLIGP, from the coding sequence CCTAGGATCGTCCCCAGGAACACCGCCTCCTGCCCGGTCCGAGCTCCCTATGCCCAAGGAATACAGATTCTCGGACGCCCCGGACTTGATCGAAGACTCGCGCTCTATTCACGCATGGCAAGAGTTGTACAAGGCACGCCAGCTCTGGGCGTtcagggtggtggaggattgCAGGCAGATGGCTACCGCCGCAGATGACCGCTACAGCGAAATCGATGTTATGCTCCGTTGTCTCGATGCGGCTGTCACCAACCTCGAGTCTGTCATCCGAGGCCTGGAGCCCAAATATGCAGAGCTCACGAGATGGATTCCCACAGCCCGGGCTGACTATGCGGCATTGACAACAGGATGGGAGGAGTATCTATCGCTTGCACGGAGCATTCCGGTTTCGTCGGCGATGGTCCGGTTTATGACCGGACAGGAGGTCAGCGGCACTAAGGCAAGGCTGCAGCGGCAGGCCACTTTGGAAGACCTGATTGATCTGGAAACTACCCGAAAAGCTGGCCGTTTGGCGCCAGCAGCCCTCCGCAAATTCAACAACAGGGTCGCGGATCTAGACAAGGCTGCGACACGCCTATTCCAAGATGCTGAGGATCTCTTCCGGGAGTTTGAGAGGACCATGGCACGGTCAACCATGGACCATTCTCGTGACGCACATCAGTTATTGCAGGACATTGAAGCGGTGGCCAAGAAAATAGACACGGACTACCAAACGACATTGGAGTACACGAGTTCGACCCGGGACGCCCTCTCGCAAATTTCCAAGATTGCGGTCAACCATACCGAGCGCTTGCTGCCAAGCATGGCAAAGCGAGCGGTCGAACTGAGCAACATGCTCCAGTATGCCACACAAGCCAGAAATACTCTTGCGGCCGAGTCCACAGAATTCATGCGGAGCATTGCCGATATCACGTCGCTCAGCAGCAGTGTCAAGGCTCAAATCAATGGGGTCAACCAAGAAGACGAGCTCTCCACATTTGATCATCTCCGTCTCGTTCAACAAAGTCCGTACATGTACGCCTCCTTCGTCGTTGAGGCGATCAGGCGCCGCGAGTGGCTTGAAAAGGTCAAGCAAGACTCGTCCACCCTTGCCAACGAGATGGCTCTCTTTCAAGAAGAGGAGATCAAGCGGCGCAAAAAGTGGTACAAATCCATTGCGAACACATATGGGCCCCAAACTCCAACGTCAGAGAGTAATGTACCCGGCTTGGAAGTAAATCTGctcggagaagaagagagctgGCCGTCAATGACTCGAGGGGACCTGGAAGAGTTCTTTGCGCTCCTACAAATACCAAAGGCAGACCCCGAGATCGTGAATGACGTGGGAAAGCTGGTGGCAGAGCTGAACAACCCTACAAGACAGCAGTCCAGGAGGATGAAGGCCTTTAAAAACGGCAGCGTGCATGAGGCTGCCCTCGGACGTAGTGGCTTGTTGATTCGCGGTGATGACGACCTACTCCGAACGTTGCAAAATGAGAAAGCTAAGCTGGAGGGCAAGCTTAAAACAGCAGAAAGTCGGGTGCGACGTCTGGAGGATTTGCTTCACCGCCAAACCCAAGCATCACGACCAAATATCGGCAATCTATTCCAGGCCCCGAGCCAGCAGTTACCGGACCGCAATGACTCTACAATATCGGTCCGGTCACCTCGGATCACAGACGACCGGAGAGGATCACTTGAGGGGGCTGACGTTTTGGCCCAACGAATTCAGCAGCTCGAGTCTGACCTTGCagccgagaaggagaggtcGGCGGGTCTAGAAAGGGAATTGAATGTGCAGGTGGCCCAGCATAACAATATCAAGGGCCAGTTGAGCGAGGTCAACTCGACGAAAAAGGACTTGTTGGAAAATATGGAGGCTCAAAAACGGGAGTTTGTGGAGGAGCGAAAGTCTTTCCAGGAGGAGATCCGGCAATTGCAACTGCGCCTGGAGCACACAGAAGACGAGATTGAACACTATGGTGAGTCAAGGGAGCATGAAAAAACCTCTTACGATGAGAGGATTCGCCTTCTTGAGTGCGAGGTGCTTGAGAAGCAGGACGCCCTCCTGAAATTTGAAGGCCAAATTGAGGTCCTTCGTAAGGAAACAGGCTTGCAGCGGGAGAGGCTGGAGGCCCAGGAGCGGCAGTTGCAGCACGCACAAGACGAGCGGCAAGACCTAGTAACGAAGGTCGAGGTGACAAGTGAGGAAGCGGGACATCATGTCAAGACGCTACATTCTCTTTGGGGACTGTTGGCGCCAGACGCATCCATCCCGGTCGATCCCACTAAGCTTTCAGAAGCAATTGTTGGCAAAATTAACGATGTACTGTCTCGACTGCAGAGGCTAGACGGAGATATGTCGCTTCTGCGCCTGGATCTCGATTCTTCTCAGAGCGCAGCCAAGATTGCGCAGGCGGAGAGGGCATCCCTGGAAGCAAGATTCGATACTTTGCGCAAGGCAGTTTCCGAGGAGAGGGCAAAGGTAGCTGAATTAGAAGGCAAACTGGCAGATAGTCGCAGCCAACTCCAACAGCTGCGCTCGAAGTTGGCCGATGGTGAGACTGGTACAGAGTCTCTACGAAAACAGCTCGagcaacaagaaaagaaaatcatGGTCATCACAGAGGAGCTGGCGTCGCGCACATCGCAGGTCGGCAGCATGGAAGAAGGCGCTCGGCTActgaaggagaagctgaaggAATCGCAGGTCCGGTTGTCGGAGCTGGGAGCTTGGTTTGAATCTCGGACCGAGCAAGCAAAAGAAATTACCCAAAGGCTATACGCCCAGAACGAATGTTTGATACGCCTCCTTGAGCGGCTCGGGTTTTCGGTAACCCGTCAGGATGGCAACATGACGATACAAAAGGTTCCGAGGGCAGAACGCTCGACTCAAAGCACAAGTGACTTGGATCCCAGCATGTCTCTTCGACACTCCAGCAACCTTAACCTGCGCCCAATTGCAGACAGTGCCGACCTGAAGCTATTATACTGGATGGATAGCAAAAACAGACAAAGCGAGTCAGCAAGGTATACCGCCTACTTGGAATCACTTGGCTACTTTGACATGGATGCCTTTTGCGAAACCGTGATACGCCGCGTTCGAGATATTGAAAATATTGCCCGGAAGTGGCGAGGATACCGGGACAAGGCACACGCATTGCAAAAGGATGCTCACAACAAGATCGCCTTCAAACACTTCAAGGAGGGCGACCTGGCATTGTTTCTTCCTACCAAGAATCAGGCAACAGGTGCTTGGGCGGCATTCAATGTGGGCTGTCCCCATTACTTTCTTCGCGAGCAAGAGTCGCACAGGCTGGACAATCGTGAGTGGATCGTTGCCAGAATCTCGCGGATCCAGGATCGCGTCGTGGATCTCTCCAAATCACTGCAACATCAGCCTGGAGATcgaaggagggggttgtctACAGACGCGGAGCTATCTAAGGACGACAATGACAACCCCTTCGGCCTGTCTGATGGTCTGAGGTGGTATCTGATCGATGCAGAGGAGGATAAGCCAGGTGCTCCGAATACGCCGGGCCTTGCAAAGTCTACAGTGACGGTAGCTGCCAACAAAGTCGAGGCCATGGCTGACATGCACACCCATGGGCGGTCGGGGTCCAAGTCTGGAGGGCTTGTGGGTCGTGGAGCTGCGCCGTCTGGCATTGAGGGGGTCAGCAAGACACTTTCCAAGAGTCTCGAGAGCCGTCGCTCTAGTACGGGCTCTAGAAAGGCCCTGCCCTTTGCGATTGGTGTTTCTCGAGGTCGGGACAGTGCCGTCGCTAGTGAGACAAACTCTCTCCGTGCTGCGCCAGCCGATACCCCGGTGGCCACAAGTCCTATACAACAGCATGCTGTGCCTCAGGTTACCACTCAAGCAGTTGATGCGAGGCAGACGATCGGTGCcgacggagaagaaggaagctCAACGGAAGCAGCGTCAGCCCAACAGCCGCGACAATCGCTTTCTGAGGTGCGCAACCCACTCGATTCCCTCATCGGACCCTGA
- a CDS encoding uncharacterized protein (EggNog:ENOG503P3U8; COG:J) has translation MAGPVVSRSPACLWCMRRLAQPFLSPNGPVNSLPLVQTRAKSTHLVPSDKGVVVRLLANIPRFGRKDAIFRVERGRMRNEWFPRKLAEYMTVARFKELGLSPKNDVGERDPTFVDMKVLEQLPAAKPPAPVAEPQQAAKPVKKTIKPERVRELLERLVPKTITFYRIPIPAPPSNTATISPLVAVAVAQETPQGPLAIYGSVSTKDIASSIKSCISADEDGTQINIEPAHVTVLGLKDEINKIKELGRFEVKVSIGNSDLEPITRSVEVLPSEEKTQEPQPASKKTAV, from the exons ATGGCGGGACCAGTGGTGAGCAGATCGCCAGCATGTCTTTGGTGCATGCGGAGGCTAGCACAGCCCTTTCTATCCCCCAACGGTCCCGTCAACTCCCTCCCACTGGTTCAGACTCGAGCAAAGTCCACCCATCTCGTCCCCAGCGACAAGGGAGTTGTCGTCCGCCTGTTAGCAAATATCCCCAGGTTTGGCAGGAAAG ATGCCATCTTCCGTGTCGAGCGCGGCCGCATGCGCAACGAGTGGTTTCCCCGCAAATTGGCGGAATATATGACTGTAGCCCGCTTCAAGGAGCTCGGCCTGTCCCCCAAGAATGATGTCGGCGAGAGGGACCCGACGTTTGTCGATATGAAGGTGCTGGAGCAGTTGCCTGCCGCGAAACCACCTGCCCCGGTAGCCGAACCTCAGCAGGCCGCCAAGCCTGTGAAGAAGACCATCAAG CCGGAGAGAGTGCGTGAGCTTCTTGAAAGGCTTGTTCCGAAAACCATCACCTTCTATCGTATCCCGATTcctgccccgccatccaaTACGGCAACCATATCACCTCTCGTCGCTGTCGCCGTGGCTCAGGAGACCCCACAGGGACCCCTCGCGATCTATGGCTCTGTATCAACCAAGGACATTGCGAGTTCGATAAAGAGCTGCATATCTGCCGACGAGGACGGGACTCAGATCAACATCGAGCCCGCTCATGTCACCGTGCTAGGTTTAAAGGACGAaatcaacaagatcaaggagctAGGACGCTTCGAAGTGAAGGTATCGATTGGAAACTCGGATCTGGAGCCTATCACCAGGTCTGTCGAGGTTCTCCCCAGTGAAGAGAAGACACAAGAGCCACAGCCAGCGTCGAAGAAGACTGCCGTATAG
- a CDS encoding uncharacterized protein (COG:S; EggNog:ENOG503P7W4) translates to MMETGHRQARALGPCERYSSSRHALGFYKCVINTCRYTVPTSGVQGQSVYEVFERALASVILDIPSLRVGIKDEETSSPYFVFLSAINLHFHLEYHEVSKDLDVELIQKLEHQHDQYFPDISSRPPWKVIIVSTPHPANGVLAFDVIFAVHHSIADGRSTAAFHTKLLNELACPSVRPIQLSGHVLSLPPSQQLSPPLEEVVAFKQSWGFVLGTLFRELGPAWLSRPSKAIPWTGKLITPEPFQTKLRLIVVPAEVAPSVLAICRQHGTTLTPLLHSLVLASIAKLVPAKDAQAFCSSTPIDLRPYISDHPPSGKPGALFGVLVTTQAHHFESHEIHGDRDEDDIWKTAVSLRGRMKKHLETVPKDDIISMLSWVTDWRKYWLSKIGKPRETTWEVSNIGPIHGIPGGSHLQPGWQIRRSIMSQGATVAGAAIGVNVAGVAGGDICISLSWQEGIVETDLVEGVVLDLQRWLGQLGRRKKLAWK, encoded by the exons ATGATGGAGACCGGGCACCGACAAGCCCGAGCCCTCGGGCCGTG TGAAAGATACTCTTCATCGAGGCACGCCCTCGGCTTTTACAAGTGCGTGATCAATACTTGTCGTTACACAGTCCCCACATCCGGAGTTCAAGGCCAATCTGTCTATGAGGTGTTTGAGAGAGCCCTCGCCAGCGTGATTCTTGACATTCCGTCGCTGAGGGTGGGTATAAAAGATGAGGAAACATCCAGTCCATATTTTGTATTCCTATCggccatcaacctccactTCCACCTCGAATACCACGAGGTATCGAAGGACCTCGACGTTGAGCTTATCCAAAAACTGGAGCATCAACACGATCAATACTTTCCTGATATCTCGAGTCGGCCTCCGTGGAAGGTGATCATTGTTTCCACCCCTCATCCAGCAAATGGAGTCCTTGCCTTTGATGTCATCTTCGCAGTGCATCATTCAATAGCGGACGGCAGAAGCACTGCGGCTTTTCACACCAAACTCCTTAATGAGTTGGCCTGCCCCTCAGTGCGCCCGATACAACTTTCCGGCCATGTTCTAAGCCTCCCGCCCAGCCAGCAGCTCAGTCCCCCcctggaagaggtggtggcttTCAAACAGTCCTGGGGTTTTGTATTGGGTACTCTTTTCAGAGAGCTTGGTCCCGCCTGGCTTTCAAGACCGTCGAAGGCAATCCCATGGACTGGAAAGCTAATCACCCCCGAGCCCTTCCAAACAAAGCTTCGCCTGATTGTAGTTCCTGCGGAGGTGGCGCCATCTGTTCTCGCTATATGCAGACAACACGGCACGACACTGACGCCCTTGCTTCACTCGCTCGTACTGGCTTCTATCGCCAAGCTTGTTCCCGCCAAAGATGCCCAAGCATTCTGCAGCTCAACACCAATAGATCTAAGGCCCTATATTTCAGACCATCCACCAAGCGGAAAGCCTGGAGCTCTCTTTGGAGTTCTAGTTACCACCCAGGCGCATCATTTTGAGTCACATGAGATCCATGGGGATAGGGACGAGGACGATATTTGGAAGACCGCAGTCAGCCTAAGGGGTCGAATGAAGAAACACCTAGAGACTGTGCCAAAGGACGATATCATCAGTATGCTGAGCTGGGTCACAGACTGGAGAAAATACTGGCTTTCAAAGATAGGTAAACCGAGGGAAACGACATGGGAGGTATCTAACATCGGGCCGATTCACGGCATCCCAGGTGGAAGCCATCTCCAGCCAGGCTGGCAGATCCGTCGCTCAATCATGTCTCAAGGAGCAACGGTCGCAGGAGCCGCGATAGGGGTCAACGTCGCCGGGGTTGCTGGTGGAGATATCTGTATCAGCCTGAGCTGGCAAGAAGGAATAGTCGAAACGGACTTGGTCGAGGGAGTGGTGCTAGACCTGCAGCGCTGGCTCGGTCAGTTGGGTCGCCGAAAGAAGCTTGCCTGGAAATAG
- a CDS encoding uncharacterized protein (EggNog:ENOG503P1J5), giving the protein MDRDKDKPDHRFAQTTRAIAPLTITSASKRRSLFSRPNLNDDGTRPAGADAPAESRVGSPNNTRIPRLAHHRGKFTMEDAYRLATEEEEAAARGSPSPAPRTWRSRRESSEKNTSKLPGVGALGTQHRRTMTSKSTDAVGEDRVGLSMGLGARSIRSNISDSSFDEKIRQHALAQGDPEAPISHSNSASSKAGLGTRILETGRGLVRRSSRGSPEGNASPRNPKTTTAGNRFSGLLSRKKRELSSSTQTPDLADWIRFSDGSAGDLARPASNPLLRPTSAPPDQESPERSFAWEAENDFTAGDLQVSESPAVSLGRSNTKIDEIRALEAEHSDKDPESNPNSWKNLRIDEIRNREVETASKPPELTAAPREVVEQTASQDRDLTTRSRSRSNTSTKMDEIRSREIERVSRRAITTAQLGKIRERNAELTSRSPSPDMGRKPSAEPLHSFSPPDEQRWRRGSDVANSASQVREPSARQNSVSAALNSYDEDGPVIDDHDRQQRLSENVGIRRRGSRGRDESRDVLRRLSAAAITNQLTDLPASGISEGVSGCERPRQSSGSLRQMMFAGAKGDGKPTVGFVGLRRNDSMESNLTKRSSFILSESDPTERIEGEMNLFAPHENQSERGSLRALSPEPEEVTPDKTPKPSKLDPLTMPTPRVTGAFVETPATVKVEKREEDDIKPQPDKHDELPAERGRRGESVPRQPKQTQSSRGDRMSRRSSSISVRRRARSLSRGRPLINSGKPPTVRDDILEIQRANQIDDSTLDDIADLILKQGAKGHGSEAIEIKTDDGGDDEKDAGDQDAQRLRRMSRSLQNGIMNIRTAKQGIQRLEDQVAHGNLKSAADDATETEHTHSKHDVDAPCPICQGNEPTATTTLTYVHLPLPRLWHHQPRFKLTFLGLCVFLLSLWYIAESCMCHLYCKPPYCGPGEPCNWDIEYPSWGFTIPLKLDEWVTGGQGKHLVQEWTPEVTEWMIGLWDTAMSTDPESTVATRWSRSANRRRRRRVLRQGGLNH; this is encoded by the coding sequence ATGGACCGCGACAAGGACAAACCCGACCACCGGTTTGCGCAGACGACACGTGCGATCGCCCCGCTCACGATTACAAGCGCTTCCAAGCGGAGGAGTCTATTCTCTCGTCCAAATCTCAACGATGATGGAACCCGACCTGCCGGTGCCGACGCGCCCGCTGAAAGCCGAGTTGGCTCGCCGAACAACACAAGAATTCCTCGCCTTGCCCACCATCGAGGCAAATTTACGATGGAAGATGCCTACCGCTTGGCcacagaagaggaagaggccgCAGCCCGAGGATCCCCAAGTCCCGCGCCACGAACATGGCGCTCACGTCGGGAATCCAGCGAGAAGAACACGTCGAAGCTGCCTGGTGTCGGAGCTCTCGGGACCCAACATCGCAGGACGATGACAAGCAAATCCACGGATGCGGTGGGTGAGGATAGGGTCGGTTTGTCAATGGGCCTTGGTGCCCGGTCGATCCGAAGCAACATTTCCGACAGCAGCTTTGACGAAAAGATTCGCCAGCACGCCCTTGCGCAAGGAGACCCCGAAGCACCGATCTCACACAGTAACAGCGCTTCGTCTAAAGCTGGTTTGGGAACCAGAATACTAGAGACTGGGAGAGGATTGGTACGGAGGAGTAGTCGTGGCAGTCCCGAGGGCAATGCTTCACCTCGCAACCCCAAGACTACAACAGCCGGCAATAGGTTTTCTGGCTTGTTATCGAGGAAGAAGCGAGAATTGAGCAGCTCAACACAGACGCCTGATCTGGCGGATTGGATCCGGTTTAGTGATGGCTCTGCTGGAGATTTGGCTCGGCCAGCGTCCAACCCGCTGTTGCGCCCCACCTCTGCGCCACCGGACCAAGAGTCTCCTGAAAGGAGTTTTGCATGGGAAGCAGAGAACGACTTCACAGCTGGCGACCTGCAGGTCTCTGAAAGCCCTGCAGTCAGTCTCGGTCGAAGTAACACCAAGATCGATGAAATACGAGCACTCGAAGCTGAACACAGTGATAAGGATCCCGAGAGCAACCCCAACTCTTGGAAGAATCTCCGGATCGACGAGATCAGAAATCGCGAAGTTGAAACTGCGTCCAAGCCGCCGGAACTCACCGCTGCGCCGCGCGAGGTTGTGGAGCAGACTGCATCGCAGGATCGAGACCTCACAACCCGAAGCCGATCCAGAAGCAACACAAGTACTAAGATGGATGAAATTAGATCGCGGGAGATTGAAAGAGTGTCTAGGagagccatcaccaccgctcaGCTGGGGAAAATCCGGGAGAGAAACGCCGAACTCACGTCGCGCTCGCCATCGCCCGATATGGGGCGGAAACCCAGCGCGGAGCCTCTCCATTCTTTTTCCCCGCCGGACGAAcagagatggagaaggggatCCGATGTGGCCAACTCTGCTTCACAGGTACGAGAGCCAAGCGCTCGCCAGAACTCGGTCTCTGCAGCTCTAAACAGTTACGATGAAGATGGTCCAGTTATCGATGACCATGATAGACAACAGAGACTTAGCGAAAATGTAGGGATCCGACGCCGTGGCTCACGAGGCAGAGATGAGTCGCGAGATGTCTTGCGCAGACTGTCAGCCGCGGCGATCACAAATCAGCTCACTGACCTGCCAGCGTCTGGCATTTCTGAGGGTGTGTCTGGGTGTGAAAGACCTCGACAGTCCAGCGGAAGTCTTCGACAAATGATGTTTGCCGGTGCTAAGGGTGACGGCAAACCCACTGTCGGTTTTGTTGGACTTCGGAGGAATGATTCGATGGAATCCAACCTGACAAAGCGGTCAAGCTTTATCCTCTCAGAGTCTGACCCTACAGAGCGTATAGAAGGTGAGATGAATCTATTTGCGCCACATGAAAACCAGTCTGAACGCGGGTCTCTTCGGGCATTATCTCCAGAGCCAGAAGAAGTCACGCCAGACAAAacacccaaaccctccaagcTTGATCCTCTCACGATGCCCACTCCTCGGGTAACAGGTGCTTTTGTCGAAACACCCGCGACGGTCAAGGttgagaaaagagaggaggatgacatCAAACCGCAGCCAGACAAACACGACGAACTTCCTGCAGAGCGAGGCAGAAGGGGTGAAAGCGTACCGAGACAGCCCAAACAAACTCAGTCATCCCGTGGTGACAGGATGTCGAGGCGTTCCTCTTCGATTTCTGTCCGACGTCGTGCAAGGTCGCTGTCGAGAGGTCGACCCTTGATCAATTCTGGCAAACCACCAACTGTCCGAGATGACATACTAGAAATACAGCGAGCCAACCAGATCGACGATTCCACTTTGGATGATATCGCCGACCTCATCTTGAAACAAGGCGCCAAAGGCCACGGCTCCGAGGCTATTGAGATCAAGACCGacgatggcggcgatgatgaaAAGGACGCAGGCGATCAGGATGCTCAAAGATTGAGACGGATGAGCAGGAGTCTGCAGAACGGGATCATGAATATTCGCACCGCGAAGCAGGGAATTCAGAGACTGGAGGATCAAGTTGCGCATGGCAATCTCAAGAGTGCGGCCGACGATGCTACCGAAACCGAACACACTCACAGCAAACATGACGTTGATGCCCCGTGTCCCATCTGTCAAGGAAACGAACCAACCGCGACAACGACCCTCACTTACGTTCACTTGCCTCTACCTCGACTGTGGCATCACCAGCCGCGTTTCAAGCTTACATTTCTCGGCCTTTGcgtctttcttctttctctttggTACATTGCTGAGTCCTGTATGTGCCACTTATACTGCAAGCCTCCGTACTGCGGCCCAGGTGAGCCTTGTAACTGGGATATTGAATATCCTTCTTGGGGCTTCACGATTCCGTTAAAGTTGGACGAGTGGGTCACGGGGGGACAAGGCAAGCACCTTGTGCAGGAGTGGACTCCCGAGGTCACAGAGTGGATGATTGGCTTGTGGGACACGGCTATGAGTACTGACCCTGAGTCAACCGTCGCAACCCGCTGGAGCCGTAGCGCGAACCGCAGACGTAGAAGACGGGTGCTCAGGCAAGGAGGCTTAAATCACTAA
- a CDS encoding uncharacterized protein (EggNog:ENOG503PTEC) has translation MDTNCHADLRNYQDSFLDPLEDGCGERNQDLPASKLDAAKLLAKDFIPELPTTTTIISTSPSKVTSKSLTVETRPSSSVQEGDIPDPTTTSTVDRNNQPDSTSTSNSIAASSAQTSIPSPEPSPEPIPPPLTDTSPFTNNNFVSSGSQARPPFRMLELSLVAAAVWIGF, from the coding sequence ATGGACACCAACTGCCATGCCGATCTCCGCAACTATCAAGACAGCTTCCTCGACCCTTTGGAGGACGGCTGTGGCGAGAGAAATCAAGATCTGCCGGCTTCGAAGCTCGACGCCGCCAAACTCTTAGCAAAGGATTTCATACCTGAACTCCCCACCACGACAACCATCATTAGCACCTCACCTAGCAAGGTCACCTCAAAGTCTTTGACTGTGGAGACgaggccatcatcttccgTTCAGGAAGGGGACATCCCCGACCCAacgacaacctcaacagTAGACCGGAACAATCAACCGGACAGCACATCAACAAGCAATAGTAtcgccgcctcctcagcGCAAACATCCATACCATCACCTGAGCCCAGTCCAGAACCGATCCCGCCCCCTCTTACCGATACTAGCCCCTTTACCAATAACAACTTCGTGTCGAGTGGATCACAGGCTCGGCCACCCTTCAGAATGCTAGAACTCTCCCTGGTCGCTGCCGCCGTGTGGATAGGATTTTGA